A stretch of the Luteimonas sp. JM171 genome encodes the following:
- a CDS encoding NADP-dependent malic enzyme — MSENKSSPNESAEEFRSAALDYHRLDPPGKIKVSATKPMLTQRDLALAYSPGVAYACEEIAADPLKARDYTARGNLVAVISNGTAVLGLGDIGPLAGKPVMEGKGVLFQRFAGIDVFDIEIDERDPDKLVEIIASLEPTFGGINLEDIKAPECFIVERKLRERMQIPVFHDDQHGTAIIVGAAVVNALEIAGKKIEDVKLATTGAGAAGIACLDILVSLGMKPENITALDRGGVIHTGRDDLDEAKRRYARDTHHRELAEIVAGADVFLGLSAGGILTPEMVATMADKPIILALANPYPEILPEEAKKVRPDAIIATGRSDYPNQVNNALCFPYIFRGALDAGATVINEEMKRACVYAIAELAKAEASDLGSAYGGEVPTFGPDYIIPRPFDQRLLTVLAPAVAKAAMDSDVALRPIQDMDAYRERLGHFLTRTALVMKPVYDRARDDRQRVVYAEGEEETVLRAVQTVVDEGLAFPILIGRPDVIETRISKLGLRLVEGRDFELTNINDDPRFQEYWQQFHAMSERRGITPDSAKNLMRSRPSLIAAMMVHRGEADAMLCGMVGRFHKKLSYIRAVLPLERGVQSTSAMTGVVSDRGLWFFLDTHVQEDPTAEQLAEATIQGAYRLKLFGVEPKIALLSHSNYGSHGGPSAVKMRRVREILAERAPKLEVDGEMMPDTAWDEPLRRRIFPNSTLSGEPNLLVLPNLDAANITYNMVRVMTDGAALGPILMGVGAPAHVMTPTATPRRVINMTAIAAVEAQIRKSQQR, encoded by the coding sequence ATGTCCGAGAACAAGTCCAGCCCCAACGAATCCGCAGAAGAGTTCCGCAGTGCCGCGCTGGACTACCACCGCCTGGATCCGCCGGGGAAGATCAAGGTTTCGGCCACCAAGCCCATGCTCACCCAGCGTGACCTGGCGCTGGCGTACTCGCCGGGCGTGGCCTACGCCTGCGAGGAGATCGCCGCCGACCCGCTCAAGGCGCGCGACTACACCGCCCGCGGCAACCTGGTGGCGGTGATCAGCAACGGCACCGCGGTGCTGGGCCTGGGCGACATCGGCCCGCTGGCCGGCAAGCCGGTGATGGAGGGCAAGGGCGTGCTGTTCCAGCGCTTCGCCGGCATCGACGTGTTCGACATCGAGATCGACGAGCGCGACCCGGACAAGCTGGTCGAGATCATCGCCTCGCTTGAGCCGACCTTCGGCGGCATCAACCTGGAGGACATCAAGGCGCCGGAGTGCTTCATCGTCGAGCGCAAGCTGCGCGAGCGGATGCAGATCCCGGTGTTCCACGACGACCAGCACGGCACCGCGATCATCGTCGGCGCCGCGGTGGTCAACGCGCTGGAGATCGCCGGCAAGAAGATCGAGGACGTCAAGCTGGCGACCACCGGCGCGGGCGCGGCCGGCATCGCATGCCTGGACATCCTGGTGTCGCTGGGAATGAAACCCGAGAACATCACCGCGCTGGACCGGGGCGGGGTGATCCACACCGGCCGCGACGACCTGGACGAGGCCAAGCGGCGCTACGCCCGCGACACCCACCACCGCGAGCTGGCGGAGATCGTCGCCGGCGCGGACGTGTTCCTGGGGCTGTCGGCCGGCGGCATCCTGACGCCGGAGATGGTCGCCACGATGGCCGACAAACCGATCATCCTGGCCCTGGCCAATCCCTACCCGGAGATCCTGCCGGAAGAGGCGAAGAAGGTCCGCCCCGACGCCATCATCGCCACCGGCCGCTCGGACTACCCCAACCAGGTCAACAACGCGCTCTGCTTCCCCTACATCTTCCGCGGCGCGCTGGATGCCGGCGCCACGGTGATCAACGAGGAGATGAAGCGGGCCTGCGTGTACGCGATCGCCGAACTGGCCAAGGCCGAGGCCAGCGACCTGGGCAGCGCCTACGGCGGCGAAGTGCCGACCTTTGGCCCCGACTACATCATCCCGCGGCCGTTCGACCAGCGCCTGCTCACGGTGTTGGCGCCGGCGGTGGCCAAGGCGGCCATGGATTCGGACGTTGCGCTGCGCCCGATCCAGGACATGGACGCCTACCGCGAGCGGCTCGGCCACTTCCTCACCCGCACCGCACTGGTGATGAAGCCGGTGTACGACCGCGCCCGCGACGACCGCCAGCGCGTGGTCTACGCAGAGGGCGAGGAAGAGACCGTGCTGCGGGCGGTGCAGACGGTGGTGGACGAAGGGCTCGCGTTCCCGATCCTGATCGGGCGTCCTGACGTGATCGAAACGCGCATCAGCAAACTCGGCCTGCGCCTTGTGGAAGGCCGCGACTTCGAGCTCACCAACATCAACGACGACCCGCGCTTCCAGGAGTACTGGCAGCAGTTCCATGCCATGAGCGAGCGCCGCGGGATCACGCCCGACTCGGCCAAGAACCTGATGCGCTCACGGCCGTCGCTGATCGCGGCGATGATGGTCCACCGCGGCGAGGCCGACGCCATGCTCTGCGGCATGGTCGGGCGCTTCCACAAGAAGCTCTCCTACATCCGCGCGGTGCTGCCGCTCGAGCGCGGCGTGCAGTCCACCTCGGCGATGACCGGCGTGGTCAGCGACCGCGGCCTGTGGTTCTTCCTCGATACCCACGTGCAGGAGGATCCCACCGCCGAGCAGCTGGCCGAAGCCACCATCCAGGGCGCCTACCGGCTCAAGCTGTTCGGGGTCGAGCCCAAGATCGCGCTGCTCTCGCACTCCAACTACGGCAGCCATGGCGGCCCGAGCGCGGTGAAGATGCGGCGCGTGCGGGAGATCCTGGCCGAGCGTGCGCCGAAGCTGGAGGTGGACGGCGAGATGATGCCCGACACCGCCTGGGACGAGCCGCTGCGCCGGCGGATCTTCCCCAACTCCACGCTCTCGGGCGAACCCAACCTGCTGGTGCTTCCCAACCTGGACGCGGCCAACATCACCTACAACATGGTGCGGGTGATGACCGACGGCGCCGCGCTGGGCCCGATCCTGATGGGCGTGGGCGCGCCGGCCCACGTCATGACCCCCACCGCCACGCCGCGGCGGGTGATCAACATGACCGCGATCGCGGCCGTGGAAGCGCAGATCAGGAAATCGCAGCAGCGCTGA
- a CDS encoding amidohydrolase family protein codes for MSRPGHQARSTRIATWLTATLLLAACSGAQHKPAAAAVDLLIQGGTLFDGSDSPARTADVAVSGDRIIEVGPDLAGRYRAARTIDARGLVVAPGFIDPHTHPSSHIRSPDPRVRRNLPWLHQGVSTIFIGIDGGGTPDIAEQGEWFQSHGVGTNIAAYVGLGPVRRRVLGDEDRAPDAGELAQMRGMVADAMCQGAIGLSTGLFYAPQSFATTDEVVALAEEAAVRGGVYDTHQRDESSYSIGLMGSIEEVLEIGRRAGIPVHIAHIKALGTDVHGSAGKIIERIGRARAEGIRVTADQYPWLASATGIEAALLPRWAQDGGREALFARLDEAATAERVRAEMQENLRRRGGADAVLMIGEGWPWSGRTLAQMAETWGLEPVEAALRIIRHGGPDGSGSARKIASFNMHADDVSELMRQPWVLTASDGGDGHPRQYATFPEKYARFVVEEGVIDLQSFIHRSTGLTADTFGLEARGYLRAGYHADVVVLDPVRYAPAATYVEPAVLSRGVEYLFVNGTAMIDRGRAADALPGRVLRHQPPAGTCH; via the coding sequence TTGTCCCGACCAGGCCACCAGGCACGCTCCACCCGCATCGCCACATGGCTGACGGCCACATTGCTGCTCGCGGCCTGTTCCGGAGCACAGCACAAACCGGCCGCCGCCGCCGTGGACCTGCTCATCCAGGGCGGAACGCTGTTCGATGGCAGCGACAGCCCGGCCCGGACCGCCGACGTCGCGGTCAGCGGGGACCGGATCATCGAGGTGGGGCCGGACCTGGCCGGCCGCTACCGGGCCGCACGCACCATCGACGCCCGCGGGCTGGTCGTGGCGCCGGGCTTCATCGACCCCCACACCCACCCCTCCAGCCATATCCGCTCCCCCGACCCGCGGGTCCGGCGCAACCTGCCCTGGCTGCACCAGGGGGTCAGCACGATCTTCATCGGGATCGACGGCGGCGGGACACCGGATATCGCCGAACAGGGCGAATGGTTCCAGAGCCACGGCGTGGGCACCAACATCGCGGCCTATGTCGGGCTGGGGCCGGTCAGGCGCCGGGTGCTCGGCGACGAGGACCGGGCCCCCGACGCGGGCGAGCTGGCGCAGATGCGCGGCATGGTGGCCGATGCCATGTGCCAGGGCGCCATCGGGCTGTCCACCGGCCTGTTCTACGCCCCGCAGAGCTTCGCGACCACTGACGAGGTCGTGGCGCTGGCCGAGGAGGCGGCCGTGCGCGGCGGCGTCTACGACACCCACCAGCGGGACGAATCCAGCTACTCGATCGGCCTGATGGGTTCGATCGAAGAGGTGCTGGAAATCGGCCGCCGCGCCGGGATCCCGGTGCATATCGCCCACATCAAGGCGCTGGGCACGGACGTGCACGGCAGCGCCGGGAAGATCATCGAGCGCATCGGGCGCGCGCGCGCCGAAGGCATCCGGGTGACCGCCGACCAGTACCCGTGGCTGGCTTCGGCCACCGGCATCGAGGCCGCGCTGCTGCCGCGCTGGGCGCAGGACGGCGGCCGCGAGGCGCTGTTCGCGCGGCTCGACGAAGCGGCCACCGCCGAGCGCGTCCGTGCGGAAATGCAGGAAAACCTGCGTCGTCGCGGCGGGGCAGACGCGGTGCTGATGATCGGCGAGGGCTGGCCGTGGTCCGGCAGGACGCTCGCACAGATGGCCGAGACTTGGGGCCTGGAGCCGGTGGAGGCCGCGCTGCGGATCATCCGCCACGGCGGCCCCGACGGCAGCGGTTCAGCGCGCAAGATCGCTTCCTTCAACATGCACGCCGACGACGTGTCCGAACTGATGCGCCAGCCGTGGGTGCTGACCGCCTCCGACGGCGGCGACGGGCACCCGCGCCAGTACGCCACCTTCCCGGAGAAGTACGCCCGTTTCGTCGTCGAAGAAGGCGTGATCGATCTGCAATCCTTCATCCACCGCTCCACCGGCCTGACCGCGGACACCTTTGGCCTGGAGGCGCGCGGCTACCTGCGCGCCGGGTACCACGCCGACGTCGTGGTGCTGGATCCGGTCCGCTACGCACCGGCGGCGACCTACGTGGAGCCGGCGGTCCTGTCCAGGGGCGTGGAGTACCTGTTCGTCAACGGGACGGCCATGATCGACCGCGGCCGGGCCGCGGATGCGCTGCCGGGACGGGTGTTGCGCCACCAACCGCCTGCGGGGACCTGCCACTGA
- the gltS gene encoding sodium/glutamate symporter produces MLQLDAVQTLALAGIALFLGYGLCRWVPVLGKYNLPPPVIGGLVFAIAVWIAHTRDTTLFVLDTSLQTPLMIAFFTTIGMNASLRLLKISGTQVMIFLGLASGFAVFQNLLGMAVAVGFDLHPLFGVLAGSTTLTGGPATGLAFAPLFEEAGVAGAESIAVASAMAGIMLGGLVGGPAITVLIRRFKLSPSSQQAHAAPNFETTGPTPSESVREYNALKSIVTLLIAMWLGAWVSGWISATGITLPAYVGAMLVGAAIRNLDDRTGWIGLSVPTTDLIGNVCLALFLAVALMNLKLWELAGLALPLILNLVLQVGAAAAFCIVVYRIMGRDYDAAIMGGGFIGFMLGTTANAMAVMKALVERYGAAPRAFLVAPLVGAFFIDFTNALIITGFINFWS; encoded by the coding sequence ATGCTGCAGCTTGATGCGGTGCAGACCCTTGCCCTTGCGGGCATCGCGCTGTTCCTGGGCTATGGCCTGTGCCGGTGGGTACCGGTGCTGGGCAAGTACAACCTGCCGCCGCCGGTGATCGGCGGGCTGGTCTTCGCCATCGCCGTGTGGATTGCGCACACCCGGGACACCACGCTGTTCGTGCTCGACACCAGCCTGCAGACGCCGCTGATGATCGCCTTCTTCACCACGATCGGCATGAATGCAAGCCTCAGGCTGCTCAAGATCAGTGGCACCCAGGTCATGATTTTCCTTGGCCTGGCCAGCGGATTCGCGGTGTTCCAGAACCTGCTGGGCATGGCGGTGGCGGTGGGCTTCGACCTGCACCCGCTGTTTGGCGTGCTGGCCGGCTCGACCACCCTCACCGGTGGACCGGCCACCGGCCTGGCGTTCGCGCCCCTGTTCGAGGAGGCGGGAGTGGCCGGTGCCGAATCGATCGCCGTGGCGTCAGCGATGGCGGGCATCATGCTCGGCGGACTGGTGGGTGGCCCGGCGATCACGGTGCTGATCCGCCGCTTCAAGCTCTCCCCCTCCTCCCAGCAGGCGCATGCCGCTCCCAACTTTGAAACAACCGGTCCGACGCCGTCGGAATCCGTTCGCGAGTACAACGCCCTCAAGAGCATCGTGACCCTGCTGATCGCGATGTGGCTGGGCGCATGGGTCAGCGGCTGGATCTCGGCCACCGGCATCACCCTGCCCGCCTACGTGGGCGCGATGCTGGTGGGCGCGGCCATCCGCAACCTGGACGACCGCACCGGCTGGATCGGCCTTTCCGTGCCCACCACCGACCTGATCGGAAACGTGTGCCTGGCCCTGTTCCTGGCCGTGGCACTGATGAACCTCAAGCTCTGGGAGCTGGCCGGGCTGGCCCTGCCGCTGATCCTGAACCTGGTACTTCAGGTGGGCGCGGCGGCGGCGTTCTGCATCGTGGTCTACCGGATCATGGGCCGGGACTACGACGCCGCGATCATGGGCGGTGGTTTCATCGGCTTCATGCTGGGCACCACTGCCAATGCGATGGCGGTGATGAAGGCACTGGTCGAGCGCTACGGTGCGGCGCCGCGCGCGTTCCTGGTGGCGCCCCTGGTCGGCGCGTTCTTCATCGACTTCACCAACGCGCTGATCATCACCGGGTTCATCAATTTCTGGAGCTGA
- a CDS encoding serine hydrolase domain-containing protein — protein sequence MRRSNRASRALVLGAAFLLALSAPGFTVAADIGEKLSALMAEHDAVGLAVVVVRDNEIVYRQSLGWKDRQARIPLEEGDVFRIASISKSFAAASILQLVEQGRLSLDDDVGELLGFPVRNPGFPDHSITLRMLLNHTSSITDSQRYGSLDIINPDANDSWSESYSEYAPGEQYEYSNLGYNMVGAIIEQASGQRFDRYVKEHVLEPLELYGGHWPDALDADRFARIYRYHEGEGFVRSDAAYALLGERLEDYRLGYSAPLFSPTGGMKITASDLARYMLMHMNQGEWAGVRIISQAHAALMQAATVPVDDSARYGLGLRTDNSLVPGVTLVGHTGSAYGLYSSMFFDADRKYGFVVITNGVRDPDLRAAVNQALHAHFIGPLSSRN from the coding sequence ATGAGAAGAAGCAACCGTGCGAGCCGCGCCCTGGTCCTGGGCGCGGCGTTTTTGCTGGCGTTGTCCGCGCCGGGTTTCACCGTCGCCGCGGACATCGGGGAAAAGCTCTCCGCGCTCATGGCCGAGCACGACGCCGTGGGCCTGGCGGTGGTGGTGGTGCGGGACAACGAAATCGTCTATCGCCAAAGCCTGGGCTGGAAGGACAGGCAGGCGCGCATCCCGCTCGAAGAGGGTGATGTCTTTCGCATTGCGTCCATTTCCAAGTCGTTCGCGGCCGCTTCGATCCTGCAACTGGTGGAACAGGGCAGGCTGTCGCTGGACGACGACGTCGGCGAACTGCTCGGCTTCCCGGTCCGCAACCCCGGTTTCCCCGACCACTCGATCACCCTGCGGATGCTGCTCAACCACACCTCGTCGATCACAGACAGCCAGCGGTACGGCAGCCTGGACATCATCAACCCCGATGCCAATGACAGCTGGAGCGAAAGCTATTCGGAGTACGCCCCGGGGGAGCAGTACGAATACTCAAACCTGGGCTACAACATGGTTGGTGCGATCATCGAGCAGGCGTCGGGGCAGCGCTTCGACCGGTACGTGAAGGAGCACGTGCTCGAGCCGCTGGAACTCTACGGCGGGCACTGGCCGGATGCGTTGGACGCGGATCGCTTCGCCCGGATCTACCGTTATCACGAGGGCGAGGGCTTCGTGCGCTCGGACGCCGCGTACGCGTTGCTGGGCGAGCGCCTGGAGGATTACCGGCTGGGCTACAGCGCGCCGCTGTTCTCGCCCACCGGCGGCATGAAGATCACCGCGTCCGATCTGGCCAGGTACATGCTCATGCACATGAACCAGGGCGAGTGGGCGGGCGTGAGGATCATCAGCCAGGCGCACGCGGCCCTGATGCAGGCAGCCACCGTGCCGGTTGATGACAGCGCCCGCTACGGGCTCGGCCTGCGCACCGACAACAGCCTGGTCCCCGGCGTCACTCTGGTCGGCCACACCGGCTCCGCCTACGGGCTGTACAGCTCGATGTTCTTCGATGCGGACCGCAAGTACGGTTTCGTCGTGATCACCAACGGGGTGCGGGATCCGGACCTCCGGGCCGCCGTGAACCAGGCGCTGCACGCCCACTTCATCGGCCCGCTCAGCTCCAGAAATTGA
- a CDS encoding TonB-dependent receptor: MKNYRKAVLAVAVASAIVAGAPTFAQDTQPAAQPAGGEPQPPADDQNAAERIAELDQVVVVGSRFAGNSEAGMVPVAVMDQEEIEATGAVSGDELLRSLPQVGDMMFDNTDTAANLNAARGDIGSINLRNLGTGNTLLLVNGRRMVPHPGTQTEALVPRQTGNINAIPLWGVRQMEVLMGGASALYGSDAVAGVLNVVMDTHFQGLEVQAQYGGSENIDLRQGNFNFKAGRWFNDGRTRVTLLGGHTYRSEVPASEHPQTANADHRHLLEGTEFEGHTAFDDRLTTTPWAAFQTRDGRTVSMDGDLLTSATGYFHMQPLEHRCLTQINDDVCIQTGGFSTELDRPRRFNPMHQRNILGGVGRTNLFGTIEQDINDNFVAFGEFSYYQAKFESMREQAASLGSAPMIVPASNYYNPFGAMYLPDGSLNPNRLPGIDAPEEGLDLRITSYRATDTSRPYTVDDDSYRVMAGVRGYLGNFDWESAVLYSRATTEDTQHGSISNTLFAEALARSDPGAYNPFNGGDPNDWSGLDATPSDPDTIASFTVPVVRYSTASLFQVDTRFVNESIFNMPAGDVGLAFGAEWRRETLSDVRDPRLNGEITYTNPMTGAITSDVLGASPAASNSGDRNVASFYAEFALPLVSPQMGIPLVRSLDLQLAGRWENYSDFGWVSNPKVALAWNLSEDFMVRANWAQSFLAPNILQLYAEGTVVSNTRTDYYMCEADLRAGRIERWSQCGRRSSTQAERSGNRDLQPETSDAYSVGFVFQPTFLPAAAGRLSLTADYWVIEQEDVIGILGEQAQLALDYLARMQGSHNPNVVRNDPDDTRIEDFVGTGLDPVGTVSVVNDRYINRLPRTTRGLDFGLSHRIPSERAGTFNYSVNASRLIERTQDPVPDEQMILDAQAAGIINDGFRLSSAGNLLGINGSPEWRATANFSWRKGDWLTGTHVRYVGGFESSGALDADGNRFQIPSWTTANVYVERRFNGLGNFLDDSRIRLTVRNVTDRDPPLSTTATGFYSGLHNVLGRGYYLTLTKSFD; encoded by the coding sequence ATGAAGAACTACCGGAAAGCAGTATTGGCCGTGGCGGTCGCCAGCGCGATCGTCGCCGGCGCACCCACGTTCGCACAGGACACGCAGCCGGCTGCACAGCCGGCCGGCGGTGAACCGCAGCCGCCGGCCGACGACCAGAACGCAGCCGAACGCATTGCCGAGCTGGACCAGGTGGTGGTGGTGGGCAGCCGCTTTGCCGGCAACAGCGAAGCGGGCATGGTCCCGGTCGCGGTGATGGACCAGGAGGAGATCGAAGCCACCGGCGCGGTCTCCGGCGACGAGCTCCTGCGCAGCCTGCCGCAGGTGGGCGACATGATGTTCGACAACACCGACACGGCCGCCAACCTCAATGCCGCGCGCGGCGACATCGGCTCCATCAACCTGCGCAACCTGGGCACCGGCAATACCCTGCTGCTGGTCAACGGCCGGCGCATGGTTCCCCATCCGGGCACCCAGACCGAGGCGCTGGTTCCGCGCCAGACCGGCAACATCAACGCCATCCCGCTGTGGGGCGTGCGGCAGATGGAAGTGCTGATGGGCGGCGCCTCGGCGCTGTACGGCTCCGACGCGGTGGCCGGCGTGCTCAACGTGGTAATGGACACCCACTTCCAGGGTCTGGAGGTGCAGGCGCAGTACGGCGGTTCGGAAAACATCGACCTGCGCCAGGGAAACTTCAACTTCAAGGCCGGCCGCTGGTTCAACGATGGACGCACGCGGGTGACCCTGCTTGGCGGGCATACCTACCGGTCCGAGGTGCCGGCGAGTGAACATCCGCAAACGGCCAACGCCGATCACCGGCATCTGCTGGAAGGAACGGAGTTCGAGGGCCACACCGCGTTCGACGACCGCCTGACCACCACGCCCTGGGCCGCATTCCAGACCCGCGACGGCAGGACGGTCTCGATGGACGGGGACCTGCTCACCAGTGCGACCGGTTATTTCCACATGCAACCGCTGGAGCACCGGTGTCTGACGCAGATCAATGACGACGTGTGCATCCAGACCGGTGGATTCAGCACCGAGCTGGACCGCCCGAGGCGTTTCAACCCGATGCACCAGCGCAACATCCTGGGCGGCGTGGGCCGGACCAACCTGTTCGGCACGATCGAGCAGGACATCAACGACAACTTCGTGGCCTTCGGCGAGTTCAGTTACTACCAGGCCAAGTTCGAAAGCATGCGCGAGCAGGCGGCGTCGCTGGGTTCGGCGCCGATGATCGTGCCCGCCTCCAACTACTACAACCCGTTTGGCGCGATGTACCTGCCGGACGGGTCGCTCAACCCCAACCGCCTGCCCGGCATCGATGCGCCGGAAGAAGGCCTTGACCTGCGCATCACCAGCTATCGCGCCACCGATACCTCGCGTCCCTACACCGTGGACGATGACTCCTACCGGGTGATGGCCGGCGTGCGCGGCTATCTGGGCAATTTCGACTGGGAAAGCGCGGTGCTGTATTCGCGTGCAACCACCGAGGACACCCAGCACGGCTCGATCAGCAACACCCTGTTCGCCGAAGCGCTGGCGCGTTCCGATCCAGGCGCCTACAACCCGTTCAACGGCGGCGATCCGAACGACTGGTCGGGGCTCGACGCGACGCCCAGCGACCCCGACACCATTGCCAGCTTCACCGTGCCGGTGGTCCGCTACAGCACCGCGAGCCTGTTCCAGGTCGACACCCGGTTCGTGAACGAGAGCATCTTCAACATGCCCGCCGGCGACGTGGGCCTTGCCTTTGGGGCGGAATGGCGTCGTGAAACGCTGAGCGACGTGCGCGATCCCCGCTTAAACGGCGAGATCACCTATACCAACCCGATGACCGGAGCGATCACCAGCGACGTCCTGGGCGCCAGCCCGGCGGCCAGCAACTCCGGCGATCGCAACGTGGCCTCGTTCTACGCCGAGTTCGCGCTGCCGCTGGTGTCGCCGCAGATGGGGATTCCGCTGGTGCGCAGCCTCGACCTGCAGCTGGCCGGCCGCTGGGAGAACTACTCCGACTTCGGCTGGGTTTCCAATCCCAAGGTCGCGCTGGCGTGGAACCTCAGCGAGGACTTCATGGTCCGGGCCAACTGGGCGCAAAGCTTCCTGGCGCCCAATATCCTGCAGCTCTACGCCGAAGGGACTGTGGTCAGCAACACCCGCACCGACTACTACATGTGCGAGGCGGACCTGCGTGCCGGGCGCATCGAACGCTGGTCCCAGTGCGGGCGTAGATCCAGCACCCAGGCCGAGCGCAGCGGCAACCGCGACCTGCAGCCGGAGACCTCCGACGCGTATTCGGTCGGCTTCGTGTTCCAGCCGACCTTCCTGCCCGCGGCGGCTGGCCGCCTGTCCCTGACCGCCGACTACTGGGTGATCGAGCAGGAGGACGTGATCGGCATCCTGGGCGAGCAGGCGCAGCTGGCGCTGGACTACCTGGCGCGCATGCAGGGGTCCCACAACCCGAACGTGGTCAGGAACGATCCCGATGACACCCGGATCGAGGACTTCGTGGGCACCGGCCTGGATCCGGTCGGCACGGTCAGCGTGGTCAACGACCGCTACATCAACCGGCTGCCACGCACCACCCGCGGCCTTGACTTCGGCCTGAGCCACCGGATTCCCAGCGAGCGCGCGGGCACCTTCAATTACAGCGTCAATGCGTCCCGCCTGATCGAACGCACCCAGGACCCGGTGCCCGACGAACAGATGATCCTGGACGCGCAGGCGGCAGGCATCATCAACGACGGCTTCCGGCTGAGCAGCGCCGGCAACCTGCTGGGAATCAACGGATCGCCGGAGTGGCGGGCCACGGCGAACTTCTCGTGGCGCAAGGGTGACTGGCTCACCGGCACCCACGTGCGCTACGTGGGGGGGTTCGAGTCCAGCGGCGCGCTGGATGCCGATGGCAACCGCTTCCAGATCCCGAGCTGGACCACCGCGAACGTGTACGTGGAGCGTCGCTTCAATGGCCTGGGCAACTTCCTGGACGACTCCCGCATCCGGCTCACGGTACGCAACGTGACCGATCGCGATCCGCCGCTGTCGACCACGGCCACCGGTTTCTACTCCGGGTTGCACAACGTGCTGGGGCGCGGCTACTACCTGACCCTGACCAAGTCGTTCGACTGA